One genomic window of Prochlorococcus sp. MIT 0801 includes the following:
- a CDS encoding tetratricopeptide repeat protein, with protein MKTSKIFQYLLSLSLIESFFIPNSSIAFFPKINEPNQQEFESTSIQIGKTAIQLIQFGQYKEAIKILKLALQLNPKEETLWMALAEAQLKSKDSDRALLSLDKALVINPKNASIYFTKGSIYMNSKHLKNAILMLKQGLFLDNKNETGYFQLGNAYFMLKEYTKALDTYNKVIKLNPNFWQVINNKGLILYEINKKKEAISKFKLAAKLSNNAEPRLALAISIYSTKGKSIESLNIAKNALIDNPQYADIEYQSEQLWGRKLQQSAKLFFKTKEMKKVVREAREKTQ; from the coding sequence ATGAAAACTTCAAAAATTTTTCAATATTTACTTAGTCTAAGTCTAATTGAAAGTTTTTTTATACCTAATTCGTCAATTGCATTTTTTCCAAAGATTAACGAACCAAACCAACAAGAATTTGAATCTACTTCAATACAAATCGGAAAAACAGCTATTCAACTGATTCAATTTGGTCAATATAAAGAAGCAATTAAAATTTTAAAACTTGCATTACAACTAAATCCTAAAGAAGAAACTCTTTGGATGGCTCTTGCAGAAGCACAGTTGAAATCAAAAGATAGTGATAGAGCATTATTATCATTGGATAAAGCTTTAGTAATAAATCCTAAAAATGCCTCAATATATTTTACTAAAGGTTCTATATATATGAATTCAAAACATCTTAAGAATGCTATTTTAATGCTTAAACAAGGATTATTTTTAGATAATAAAAATGAAACAGGCTACTTCCAACTTGGAAATGCATATTTTATGCTAAAAGAATATACTAAAGCATTAGATACTTACAATAAAGTAATTAAATTAAATCCTAATTTTTGGCAAGTAATTAATAATAAAGGTCTCATTCTTTATGAAATTAATAAAAAAAAAGAAGCTATCTCAAAATTTAAATTAGCAGCAAAATTAAGTAATAATGCTGAGCCTAGACTTGCATTAGCAATTTCAATCTATTCAACGAAAGGAAAGTCAATTGAATCATTAAACATAGCAAAAAATGCTTTAATAGATAATCCACAATATGCTGATATTGAATATCAATCTGAACAATTGTGGGGAAGAAAGTTACAACAGTCAGCAAAACTTTTTTTTAAAACGAAAGAAATGAAAAAAGTAGTTAGAGAAGCTAGAGAAAAAACTCAATGA